Proteins encoded by one window of Aspergillus puulaauensis MK2 DNA, chromosome 4, nearly complete sequence:
- a CDS encoding CHY zinc finger protein (COG:O;~EggNog:ENOG410PPTJ;~InterPro:IPR008913,IPR037274;~PFAM:PF05495;~go_function: GO:0008270 - zinc ion binding [Evidence IEA]) has translation MCKHILNAQVAIRSQCCRKWFDCAECHLESEAHPLQKSNDMTFACKKCKKCFRKHAEEFEESDEYCPHCDNHFVLEAVTPKPTLQLEGEDARKDARMLKDERVRGDQERSIFTAKDAADRLG, from the exons ATGTG TAAACACATTCTCAACGCCCAAGTGGCCATTCGCTCCCAATGCT GCCGCAAATGGTTCGACTGCGCCGAATGCCACCTTGAATCAGAAGCTCACCCCCTCCAAAAATCAAACGACATG ACATTCGCCTGCAAAAAGTGCAAGAAGTGTTTCCGGAAGCACGCAGAGGAGTTCGAAGAGAG TGACGAGTACTGCCCCCATTGCGATAACCACTTCGTTCTCGAGGCCGTTACCCCGAAACCGACGTTACAactggagggcgaggatgcgCGGAAAGACGCTAG AATGCTCAAGGACGAGCGTGTGCGCGGGGATCAAGAACGGTCCATTTTCACCGCTAAAGATGCTGCGGATCGTCTAGGATAG
- the pre6 gene encoding proteasome core particle subunit alpha 4 (COG:O;~EggNog:ENOG410PFMY;~InterPro:IPR029055,IPR001353,IPR023332;~MEROPS:MER0004372;~PFAM:PF00227;~go_component: GO:0005839 - proteasome core complex [Evidence IEA];~go_process: GO:0051603 - proteolysis involved in cellular protein catabolic process [Evidence IEA]), giving the protein MEAVKRGTCAVGVKGKDVVVLGCEKRSALKLQDTRITPSKIAVLDNHAVLAFAGLNADARILIDKARLEAQSHRLTVEDPVSIEYITKYIASVQQKYTQSGGVRPFGISTLVVGFDPNDQTPRLYLTEPSGIYSAWKANAIGRSSKTVREFLERNHQDDMDQEQTIQLTIKSLLEVVQTGAKNIEVAIMLPGKTIQMLPDDQIESYVKSIETEKQEEAAKKKTGRGGTTTAAILTRSGGGESSETRE; this is encoded by the exons ATGGAAGCTGTCAAGAGAG GAACATGTGCTGTCGGTGTAAAAGGAAAGGATGTCGTTGTGCTAGGATGCGAGAAACGGTCCGCTCTGAAACTCCAAGATACCCGCATCACACCTTCGAAAATCGCCGTCCTTGACAACCACGCcgtcctcgccttcgctggTTTAAATGCCGATGCTCGAATCCTTATTGATAAAGCTCGGTTAGAAGCTCAGTCGCACCGCTTGACTGTCGAAGACCCCGTCAGCATCGAATACATCACCAAATACATTGCCAGTGTGCAGCAGAAATACACGCAGAGTGGAGGTGTCCGACCCTTCGGTATCAGTACCCTCGTTGTTGGCTTCGACCCGAATGATCAGACGCCGAGACTATACCTGACGGAGCCATCGGGTATCTATTCTGCCTG GAAAGCGAATGCCATTGGTCGTTCCAGCAAGACCGTCCGCGAGTTCCTCGAACGCAACCACCAGGATGATATGGACCAAGAGCAGACGATTCAGCTTACGATCAAGTCGCTGCTCGAGGTGGTGCAGACTGGTGCCAAGAACATCGAAGTTGCCATAATGCTACCTGGTAAAACAATCCAGATGCTGCCAGACGACCAGATCGAGTCTTATGTGAAGAGCATAGAGAcggagaagcaggaggaggcagcgaagaagaagacgggtCGCGGCGGCACTACTACGGCAGCTATCCTGACACGGTCCGGCGGTGGGGAGTCCAGCGAGACCCGGGAGTAG
- a CDS encoding putative RNA binding protein (Arp) (COG:S;~EggNog:ENOG410Q18M;~InterPro:IPR000504,IPR012337,IPR036443,IPR035979, IPR036397,IPR012677,IPR034351,IPR013520,IPR001876;~PFAM:PF00641,PF00929,PF00076;~go_function: GO:0003676 - nucleic acid binding [Evidence IEA]) translates to MAAVSAPTPKLDRFIVVHVATTCDEHGVYVTKDSAEVIEFGWILLDTKTCEELHRESVLVKPVNTPITPLCTSLTTLTWEHVRSAGSFRDAISRFDSFAQEHLLSKNLEFAFVTLDSWDLRVQLPREARDKAVVLPAYLQHSRTFDLRTEYQRWQTHHPESLPFGPSSLSNICAALEVEPVQSSAPIKHNLPFHLQALAPASPRRAMDEAVTLARVLRGLIRKSQPAHEHPEILTRPMDARADVRAFLAERSKVLHLSGLPYDTTQSELESWFTQFGGRPIAFWTLRTPDQHKPTGTGFAVFSSHEEAAESLCMNGRALNEKAIEVSPSSSRVLDRAAEILTPFPPSKNRPRPGDWTCPSCGFSNFQRRTACFRCSFPAMAANPDPMGYGYGYGPPSMMPPHVGGHGHGMGHSRGGNGGVVPFRAGDWKCGSEGCGYHNFAKNINCLRCGAPRSGAAVVADSAFPSPMEPPSNFGHSSMSSTPAPGPFASTGAGFGGFNQPFGGPPNTYGLPSGLGSAPGAYPPMGQMTPGYGSTNTSHAAASFANPATQAAFTGADHASSTSASNGNFYGNDGSNDPFAFLSSGLGGLTVSDDAHSRRNGAGASKSPA, encoded by the exons ATGGCTGCCGTATCAGCTCCCACTCCCAAGCTGGAccgcttcatcgtcgtccatGTTGCAACCACCTGTGATGAGCATGGCGTCTATGTCACAAAGGACTCTGCAGAGGTGATTGAGTTCGGGTGGATCTTGTTGGATACCAAAACCTGTGAGGAG CTACACCGGGAGAGTGTCCTTGTCAAGCCCGTCAACACTCCGATCACGCCGCTTTGCA CGAGCCTGACGACGCTGACCTGGGAGCACGTCCGCTCAGCAGGCAGCTTCCGCGATGCTATCAGCCGATTTGACTCCTTCGCCCAAGAACATCTCCTGAGCAAGAACCTTGAATTTGCCTTTGTGACCTTGGATTCCTGGGATCTTCGTGTTCAGCTCCCTCGGGAGGCTCGAGACAAGGCGGTCGTCCTTCCCGCGTACCTCCAACACTCCCGGACATTCGACCTTCGCACCGAGTACCAAAGATGGCAAACCCACCACCCCGAGTCCCTCCCCTTCGGTCCTAGTTCGCTTTCGAATATTTGTGCTGCCCTCGAGGTCGAGCCCGTTCAGTCGTCTGCCCCGATCAAGCATAACCTTCCCTTCCACCTGCAAGCCCTGGCCCCCGCCTCCCCTCGTCGGGCCATGGATGAAGCTGTGACTCTTGCTCGGGTCCTGCGTGGATTGATTAGGAAATCCCAGCCCGCTCATGAGCATCCAGAGATCCTCACTCGACCAATGGATGCCCGGGCGGATGTTCGTGCCTTTTTGGCCGAACGTAGCAAGGTGCTTCACCTAAGCGGTCTGCCCTACGATACGACGCAGTCGGAACTGGAGAGCTGGTTTACTCAGTTCGGCGGTCGCCCGATCGCTTTCTGGACTCTGCGTACCCCAGACCAACACAAGCCTACCGGCACTGGGTTTGCAGTCTTCTCATCTCATGAAGAG GCCGCCGAAAGCCTCTGCATGAACGGACGTGCCCTGAATGAGAAGGCCATCGAGGTGTCTCCGTCATCCAGCCGTGTTCTTGACCGAGCGGCAGAGATCCTCACCCCCTTCCCTCCATCCAAGAACCGACCTCGACCGGGCGACTGGACCTGCCCCTCTTGTGgattctccaacttccagcGCCGTACTGCTTGCTTCCGCTGCTCGTTCCCTGCCATGGCAGCTAACCCTGACCCAATGGGATATGGATACGGATACGGTCCGCCTTCCATGATGCCGCCTCACGTCGGCGGTCACGGCCATGGAATGGGACATTCTCGAGGAGGCAATGGTGGAGTTGTTCCCTTCCGTGCGGGCGACTGGAAATGTGGTTCAGAGGGATGTGGCTACCATAACTTCGCCAAGAACATCAATTGCCTACGCTGCGGTGCTCCTAGATCTGGAgcagctgttgttgctgattctGCATTTCCCTCTCCAATGGAGCCACCGTCGAACTTCGGCCACAGCTCCATGAGCAGCACCCCAGCTCCTGGTCCGTTTGCTTCCACTGGTGCCGGATTTGGCGGGTTTAACCAGCCGTTCGGAGGACCCCCCAATACCTATGGGTTGCCCTCTGGTCTGGGCAGCGCGCCGGGTGCCTACCCTCCCATGGGACAGATGACTCCTGGCTATGGCTCTACGAATACGTCCCATGCCGCTGCGTCATTCGCCAATCCTGCAACACAAGCAGCTTTCACTGGAGCCGACCACGCTTCATCAACTAGTGCCTCAAATGGAAACTTCTACGGAAACGATGGTTCCAACGACCCTTTCGCCTTTCTGTCTTCGGGCCTGGGTGGTTTGACGGTCTCGGATGATGCTCACTCTCGCCGAAATGGCGCTGGTGCTAGCAAATCCCCTGCATAA
- a CDS encoding condensin subunit YCG1 (BUSCO:EOG09260LRX;~COG:D;~EggNog:ENOG410PH2X;~InterPro:IPR027165,IPR025977,IPR011989,IPR016024;~PFAM:PF12719;~go_component: GO:0000796 - condensin complex [Evidence IEA];~go_process: GO:0007076 - mitotic chromosome condensation [Evidence IEA]), whose product MPSRVAARSTSTARKSSATASSGRAGSATPSFAVPEEPALPEGSPNLRRDVCAIFADAQRSTTGHRKLVVRLRKIQEACCGISQKNSKKDGKNTEAPEERLIPGEETIPEKEFNVEVGRCVLRILSIKKTEPVGDRILRFLGNFLTHASEKDAEIFGSEAEEDDIQNTHERPTAHLTTSLVSLIVPLLSAKDKIVRFRTTQIIAHVVNSLDTVDDELYHTLRQGLLKRIRDKEPSVRVQAVTGLARLAGNEEDDDENDDTNAALVEKLVDIMQNDTGAEVRRTLLLNLPLIPATLPSLLERARDLDAPTRRALYSRLLPTLGDFRHLSLSMREKLLRWGLRDRDESVRKAAGKLFHDRWVEDCAGTNNDPERVGQRSEPNIPALLELLERVDVINSGMESGIAHEAMRSFWEGRADYREAVLFDEAYWESMTAESAFLLRSFNDFCRVENEGKYDSLADEKIPVVTAFAMYLHKYMTELLQRKKLTKDATDVNDDETVEIEFIVEQLLHIAMNLDYSDEVGRRKMFSLLREALAVPELPQESTKLTVETLRCVCGPDAAAESEFCSVVLEAIAEVHDTIITEDSFVSAKSEISDDASSRHRSETPMSEDEKPFNKEEAKAKVLKEIVVNMKCLHIALCMLQNVEGNLQANMNLVTMLNNLVVPAVRSHEAPIRERGLECLGLCCLLDKTLAEENMTLFIHCYSKGHEPLQVTAIQTLCDMLTSHPSLLAPVTQADKETVAPPAFQKPLLKVFARALKPSSPSSVQTAAAAALSKIMLTNVFTPSAPNIPQAIQEFNQNAIETLLQSLVVSFFHPRTRDNPALRQSLAYFFPVYCHSRPDNTQHMRKITVPVIRTVLNSAEEYYSLEAEEDSDGEIDESLGEKELKGLMTGVIGMLSEWTDERRVVGLGGERVLAGGPASSNACGFMHLELIKDILERVLGVSSSTNRCSKEERKLLFSLMSKLYIAPPTAPSRSASQNPDNDDQFRSSVRSSQGEISPENLALAQEVKELLDQTIEEGMAADAAGRNALVKVKNVVLKLLAAPTRPASARGRESSVDSESDMASVKSRSVRGSVEPGLSRRGVSVEPSIMEEDENNEDSRMTVIKEEEPTEMEE is encoded by the exons ATGCCTAGTCGAGTTGCCGCCCGTTCGACATCCACCGCGCGCAAAAGCTCTGCGACAGCATCAAGTGGTCGCGCTGGCTCTGCGACACCATCTTTCGCCGTCCCTGAAGAACCTGCGCTGCCTGAGGGCTCCCCGAATCTCCGCCGGGATGTGTGTGCGATTTTCGCAGATGCTCAGCGCTCGACAACAGGCCATCGCAAACTCGTTGTCCGATTGAGGAAGATCCAAGAGGCTTGCTGCGGCATCTCGCAGAAAAACTCGAAAAAGGACGGCAAAAACACTGAAGCTCCCGAAGAACGATTGATCCCAGGCGAAGAAACGATACCCGAGAAGGAATTCAACGTTGAAGTGGGCCGCTGTGTGTTGCGAATTTTATCAATCAAGAAGACAGAACCCGTTGGCGATCGTATTTTACGCTTCCTTGGGAACTTCCTCACGCATGCTTCAGAGAAGGATGCCGAAATTTTCGGCTCcgaggcggaagaggatgacaTTCAGAATACGCACGAGAGGCCGACCGCACATTTGACCACCAGCCTTGTTTCTCTTATAGTGCCCCTATTGTCCGCCAAAGATAAAATCGTTCGCTTCCGCACCACACAGATCATTGCACATGTTGTCAATTCGCTTGACACAGTGGACGATGAATTATACCATACCCTTCGACAGGGTCTCCTAAAACGGATTCGCGACAAAGAGCCCTCGGTCAGAGTACAGGCAGTCACGGGCCTCGCCCGCTTGGccggaaatgaagaagacgacgacgaaaacGACGATACAAATGCGGCTCTTGTGGAGAAGCTTGTTGATATAATGCAAAACGACACCGGAGCGGAGGTTCGGCGAACATTGCTTCTTAATCTGCCGCTGATTCCAGCCACCCTCCCATCCCTTCTCGAACGTGCCCGTGACCTCGACGCGCCTACGCGACGGGCCTTGTactctcgccttcttcctaCACTAGGCGATTTTCGACATTTGTCTCTGTCAATGAGAGAAAAGTTACTTAGATGGGGTCTGCGTGATCGTGACGAAAGTGTGAGAAAAGCTGCAGGGAAGCTGTTCCATGACCGCTGGGTTGAAGATTGTGCCGGAACGAACAACGACCCTGAGAGAGTTGGGCAGCGCTCCGAACCCAATATTCCCGCTCTTCTGGAACTTTTGGAGCGTGTTGATGTAATAAATTCTGGAATGGAATCTGGAATAGCGCATGAGGCTATGCGCAGCTTTTGGGAGGGCCGGGCAGACTATCGAGAAGCGGTTCTGTTTGATGAAGCCTACTGGGAATCAATGACAGCTGAATCCGCCTTCCTTCTACGCTCGTTTAACGATTTCTGCCGAGTTGAAAATGAGGGTAAATATGATAGCCTTGCCGACGAGAAGATTCCAGTCGTTACCGCTTTCGCAATGTACCTCCATAAATACATGACCGAGCTCCTACAGCGCAAGAAACTTACCAAAGACGCCACTGATGTGAATGACGACGAAACTGTTGAGATCGAATTCATCGTCGAGCAATTGTTGCACATCGCGATGAATCTGGATTACAGTGATGAGGTCGGTCGAAGGAAGATGTTCTCTCTACTCCGCGAGGCTCTCGCTGTGCCAGAGCTCCCCCAGGAATCCACGAAGCTCACCGTCGAGACGCTGAGATGCGTTTGTGGACCCGATGCGGCAGCTGAAAGCGAATTCTGCAGTGTGGTATTGGAAGCTATTGCTGAGGTCCACGACACCATTATCACTGAAGATAGCTTTGTTTCTGCGAAGTCTGAAATCAGCGATGATGCCAGCAGCCGCCACCGCTCCGAAACGCCAATGAGTGAAGATGAGAAGCCATTTAACAAGGAGgaggccaaggccaaggttCTCAAGGAAATTGTGGTTAACATGAAGTGTCTGCACATTGCTCTCTGCATGCTGCAGAACGTTGAAGGCAACCTTCAGGCTAACATGAACCTGGTCACTATGTTAAACAACCTGGTTGTGCCTGCTGTCCGGAGTCATGAGGCTCCAATCCGTGAACGTGGTCTGGAATGTCTTGGGCTTTGTTGCTTGCTTGATAAG ACTCTTGCCGAAGAGAACATGACGCTATTCATCCACTGTTACAGCAAGGGCCATGAGCCTCTTCAAGTAACTGCTATCCAGACCCTTTGCGATATGTTGACCAGCCACCCGTCTCTGCTGGCCCCTGTAACTCAGGCCGACAAGGAGACAGTCGCCCCGCCGGCGTTCCAGAAGCCATTACTCAAGGTCTTTGCTAGAGCACTTAAACCAAGCTCACCGAGCAGTGTACAGACAGCTGCCGCCGCGGCTCTTTCGAAGATTATGCTTACCAATGTCTTTACGCCTTCCGCGCCCAATATCCCTCAGGCCATCCAAGAGTTCAACCAGAACGCCATCGAGACACTACTACAGTCCCTCGTCGTGTCCTTTTTCCACCCTCGGACTCGTGACAACCCCGCGTTGAGGCAGTCCCTGGCCTACTTTTTCCCTGTGTACTGCCACTCCCGACCGGATAACACTCAGCATATGCGTAAAATTACCGTTCCTGTCATCCGAACCGTCCTGAACTCGGCTGAAGAATACTACTCCCTcgaagccgaggaagacaGTGATGGCGAGATTGACGAGTCTCTTGGTGAAAAGGAGCTGAAGGGACTGATGACCGGAGTTATCGGTATGCTCTCGGAGTGGACAGATGAGCGCAGAGTTGTCGGACTAGGCGGCGAAAGGGTTCTTGCTGGAGGCCCTGCAAGCTCTAATGCTTGTGGGTTTATGCATCTCGAATTGATCAAGGACATCCTGGAGCGAGTCCTTGGAgtcagctccagcaccaaTCGTTGCTCCAAGGAAGAACGGAAGCTCCTGTTCTCACTCATGAGCAAGCTCTATATTGCTCCGCCAACAGCACCTTCTCGGTCGGCTTCTCAAAATCCCGACAATGACGACCAGTTCCGCTCCAGTGTTCGAAGCTCCCAGGGCGAGATCAGCCCGGAAAACCTTGCTCTCGCGCAAGAAGTGAAGGAGCTCCTCGATCAGACCATTGAAGAAGGCATGGCGGCAGATGCTGCAGGACGCAATGCTCTCGTCAAAGTCAAGAACGTGGTCCTCAAGCTGCTGGCGGCTCCCACGCGACCTGCCAGTGCACGAGGTCGCGAAAGCAGCGTCGACTCTGAGAGTGATATGGCGAGTGTCAAGTCACGCAGCGTTCGGGGTTCCGTCGAACCTGGTCTTTCGAGGCGCGGTGTATCGGTGGAGCCGAGTATCatggaagaggacgagaatAATGAGGATAGCCGGATGACGGTTatcaaggaagaagagcctaCAGAGATGGAGGAATGA
- a CDS encoding cysteine synthase A (COG:E;~EggNog:ENOG410PJXH;~InterPro:IPR036052,IPR001216,IPR001926;~PFAM:PF00291;~go_process: GO:0006535 - cysteine biosynthetic process from serine [Evidence IEA]), with protein sequence MFRQSVRRFATTALRSAAAESYGVRVSKAQGVVNGLTEAIGNTPLIRLKRLSDETGCNILGKAEFQNPGGSVKDRAALFVVKDAEERGLLKPGGTVVEGTAGNTGIGLAHVCRSKGYKLVIYMPNTQSQGKIDLLRLLGAEVYPVPAVAFDNTENYNHKARRHAESLDNAVWTNQFDNTANRRAHIETTGPEIWAQTGGKLDAFTCSTGTGGTLAGITYYLKQISDNRVKSFLADPPGSVLHSYIQSGGKLTERSGSSITEGIGQGRITDNLQPDVGTLDGSVNIGDEKSIEMVYRCLDEEGLYLGASSALNVVAAKEVAEKLGKGSTVVTILADGAYRYADRLFSNKWLETKGLRNAIPKHLEKYIVLP encoded by the exons ATGTTCAGGCAAAGTGTCCGACGATTTGCGACGACTGCCTTGCGCAGCGCGGCTGCAGAATCCTACGGCGTCCGAGTCTCGAAGGCTCAAGGGGTCGTTAACGGACTTACCGAAG CAATCGGTAACACTCCCCTCATCCGCCTCAAGCGACTCTCCGATGAGACAGGCTGCAACATCCTCGGTAAAGCCGAGTTCCAGAACCCCGGAGGCAGTGTCAAGGACAGGGCTGCGCTTTTCGTCGTcaaggatgcggaggagaggGGTCTTCTGAAGCCTGGCGGTACAGTTGTGGAGGGAACAGCAGGAAATACCGGAATTGGTCTCGCGCACGTCTGCCGGTCCAAGGGCTACAAGCTGGTCATCTACATGCCCAACACACAGTCGCAAGGCAAGATTGACCTTCTGCGTCTCCTCGGCGCCGAGGTGTACCCGGTTCCAGCAGTCGCTTTCGACAACACAGAGAACTACAACCACAAGGCGCGGAGACATGCCGAGTCACTGGATAATGCTGTGTGGACCAACCAGTTCGACAACACCGCCAATCGCCGAGCGCACATCGAAACCACCGGTCCAGAGATCTGGGCGCAGACTGGGGGAAAGCTTGATGCGTTCACCTGCTCGACTGGCACAGGAGGTACTCTTGCCGGAATTACTTATTACCTCAAGCAGATTAGCGACAACCGCGTGAAGTCTTTCCTCGCGGACCCTCCTGGAAGTGTCCTTCACAGTTACATTCAAAGCGGCGGAAAGTTGACCGAGCGCTCCGGCAGCAGTATTACTGAGGGTATTGGTCAGGGCCGCATCACAGACAACCTCCAGCCTGATGTCGGCACCTTGGACGGATCTGTGAACATCGGCGACGAGAAGTCCATTGAGATGGTTTACCGCTGCCTCGACGAAGAGGGACTTTACCTCGGTGCTAGCTCGGCCCTCAACGTTGTCGCGGCGAAGGAAGTGGCCGAAAAGCTTGGTAAGGGCAGCACAGTGGTGACCATCCTTGCCGACGGTGCCTACCGATACGCAGACAGGCTGTTTTCCAACAAATGGCTTGAGACCAAGGGCTTGAGGAACGCAATCCCCAAGCACTTGGAGAAATACATTGTTCTTCCATGA
- a CDS encoding putative sulfite oxidase (COG:C;~EggNog:ENOG410PHV5;~InterPro:IPR014756,IPR036374,IPR005066,IPR008335, IPR000572;~PFAM:PF00174,PF03404;~go_function: GO:0016491 - oxidoreductase activity [Evidence IEA];~go_function: GO:0030151 - molybdenum ion binding [Evidence IEA];~go_process: GO:0055114 - oxidation-reduction process [Evidence IEA]) — protein MSCTNTEYSTEAPLNREPPVKELVSKFITPDSISYDRNHGPVPHLSADTHAVQIDGLVANPIRLSVHQLTTEFPQHEVWCALECAGNRRHTMRTMLKEVEGIDWGDAAVMNCRWKGPRLRDVLHRAGVLRQGQAQSRTKTDTEVGTGAGTEAGSPLHVAFSSYQVPCQDDTWFGGSVELERGLSEDAEVILALEMNGSPLQPNHGYPVRAVLPGIAGARWVKWLDRITVQNEESTNFYQRRDYKVLPEEAVDRDSAEQFWDRTPAMSEVSINSVVAVPETGETVYRSEAGKLEVKGYAVPQGSSGPVTRVQVSGDGGRTWVDAQIGQSDPDNLLGNGARKWCWALWRAEIDIEPGAGREAVSRAVDAGGNRQTEHTQWNLRGVGYSGYGRVRNLTVR, from the exons ATGAGCTGCACA AACACAGAATACTCCACAGAAGCCCCATTAAACCGGGAACCACCGGTTAAGGAGCTCGTCTCAAA atttataacACCCGACTCAATATCCTACGACCGAAACCATGGCCCAGTCCCGCATCTATCCGCCGACACCCATGCCGTCCAGATCGACGGGCTCGTCGCGAACCCCATCCGCCTAAGCGTCCACCAACTCACAACGGAGTTTCCGCAGCACGAGGTCTGGTGTGCGCTCGAATGCGCCGGGAACCGACGACACACAATGCGCACAATGCtcaaggaagtcgagggGATTGACTGGGGTGATGCGGCGGTCATGAATTGCAGATGGAAGGGGCCGAGGCTTAGGGATGTATTACATCGTGCGGGTGTACTACGCCAGGGCCAGGCGCAATCTCGAACTAAGACTGATACTGAAGTTggaactggagctggaactgAAGCTGGGAGTCCCTTGCATGTTGCGTTTTCGTCGTATCAGGTCCCGTGTCAGGATGATACATGGTTTGGAGGGAGTGTCGAGTTAGAGAGGGGGTTGAGTGAAGATGCAGAGGTAATTCTGGCGCTGGAA ATGAATGGTTCACCGCTGCAGCCAAACCATGGCTACCCTGTTCGTGCTGTACTCCCCGGAATCGCGGGCGCGAGATGGGTTAAATGGCTTGACAGGATCACAGTACAGAATGAGGAATCGACGAATTTCTACCAGCGCCGTGACTACAAGGTGCTTCCAGAGGAGGCGGTTGATAGGGATTCAGCGGAACAGTTCTGGGATCGGACGCCCGCGATGTCTGAAGTGTCGATTAactctgttgttgctgtaCCGGAGACCGGCGAGACGGTTTATCGATCTGAGGCTGGGAAGCTGGAGGTGAAGGGATATGCGGTTCCTCAGGGATCAAGCGGGCCTGTGACGAGGGTGCAGGTCTCGGGCGATGGGGGGAGAACGTGGGTGGATGCGCAGATCGGGCAGTCGGATCCGGATAACTTACTTGGAAACGGGGCGAGGAAGTGGTGTTGGGCTTTGTGGAGGGCTGAGATTGATATTgagcctggagctgggagggAGGCTGTGAGTCGAGCGGTTGATGCTGGGGGGAACCGGCAAACAGAACACACGCAGTGGAATCTAAGAGGAGTTGGGTATAGTGGATATGGGAGAGTGAGGAACCTGACTGTTCGATAG